In a single window of the Ignavibacteria bacterium genome:
- a CDS encoding SIS domain-containing protein codes for MFDRTKFFDESLNESAETKLAILKHCREDVYKAIDIMNESIKSGGKILFCGNGGSAADSQHLATEFIIRLSHDITRPAIGAIALTTDSSLLTAGANDIGYDNVFARQVEGLGAKGDVLIGISTSGNSGSIIKAFEMAKSSGVKTIAFLGGSGGKIKGTADCEIIIPSNNTQRIQEGHITIGHIICESVERELFT; via the coding sequence ATGTTCGACCGTACAAAATTTTTCGACGAATCACTTAACGAAAGCGCTGAAACAAAGCTTGCGATCCTGAAGCATTGCCGCGAGGATGTGTATAAGGCAATTGATATCATGAATGAAAGCATAAAATCAGGTGGAAAAATTCTGTTCTGCGGCAATGGCGGCTCCGCCGCAGATAGCCAGCATTTAGCTACTGAGTTCATCATTCGACTCTCGCATGATATCACGCGACCCGCAATCGGTGCAATTGCGCTTACAACCGATTCCAGCCTGCTTACAGCCGGTGCCAATGATATTGGCTATGATAACGTGTTCGCACGACAGGTCGAAGGCCTTGGTGCAAAAGGTGATGTATTGATAGGTATTTCTACGAGCGGTAACTCCGGCAGTATTATTAAAGCATTTGAAATGGCTAAGTCTAGTGGAGTCAAAACAATAGCTTTCCTCGGCGGCTCAGGCGGTAAAATAAAAGGTACCGCTGATTGCGAAATTATCATTCCCTCAAACAACACCCAGCGTATCCAGGAAGGGCATATAACTATTGGTCATATAATCTGCGAAAGCGTTGAAAGGGAACTGTTTACGTGA